In Plasmodium falciparum 3D7 genome assembly, chromosome: 5, the following proteins share a genomic window:
- a CDS encoding acyl-CoA synthetase, with product MDNGNNEILYSVKISEPRDKNSTGIYRHPEYKDKLCENFDDKKFNNMWEVFDRVSTKFKERDCMGVREKLEDNKRGAYQWKNFGEVKELIMKVGSGLLNMNACPLIMCDDQRIPKARFLGLYMPNCPEWNICDLGCNAYNIITVPLYDSLGPQSSRFILDQTQMETIVCDKTCARNLFKSLETCEEIYLKTLILVDEIDDEIKKECSKYNLKIILWEELIKQGEKKIVKVPQGALNNIFSICYTSGTTGYPKGVIMTNRNFIGILAAAYIGPSRLPDLCINENDIHISYLPLAHIYERLMIYLFMAHGVKVGYYSGNVQTLLEDIQELKPTLFISVPRLYNRIHERIFNSLKKKSGLVQSLFNKGLQNKIKRLSSSGSTTHVLWDKLLFNKAKKILGGHVRAMLNGSAPISVDVVKKLRTIFCVPMFEGYGMTESLGASFITHSQDRNIGHIGGPVPCIEFKLVSVPEMNYLVTDNPPKGELYLRGPSTCNLGYFKLEKETNELLEKDGFIRTGDIALLSPNGSLTIIDRKKNIFKLAQGEYVAVEKVEASYKQSLFISQIFVFGYSYESVLVCVICPSTDSIDIWRTQKKIKATDEEVIKLPEFKADVINDLTSIGKKDGLKGFEQIKDIHFTLEAFTIENDLMTPTGKIKRHEAKKRFKKEIDEMYEKLKQ from the coding sequence ATGGATAATGGTAATAATGAAATACTGTACTCAGTAAAAATAAGCGAACCAAGGGACAAGAACTCTACTGGTATATATCGTCATCCTGAGtataaagataaattatgtgaaaattttgatgataagaaatttaataatatgtgGGAAGTGTTTGATAGAGTATCAACTAAATTCAAGGAAAGAGATTGTATGGGTGTTCGTGAGAAATTAGAAGATAACAAACGTGGTGCTTACCAATGGAAGAATTTTGGAGAGGTGAAAGAATTAATAATGAAAGTAGGATCTGGTTTGCTTAATATGAATGCTTGCCCATTAATTATGTGTGATGATCAAAGAATTCCAAAGGCTCGTTTTTTAGGTTTATATATGCCTAATTGTCCAGAATGGAATATTTGTGATTTAGGATGTAATGCATACAATATTATTACGGTACCATTATATGATTCTTTAGGTCCTCAATCAAGTAGATTTATATTAGATCAAACACAGATGGAAACTATTGTATGTGACAAGACATGTGCTCGTAATTTATTTAAGTCCTTAGAAACATGCGAAGAGATATATTTGAAAACATTAATTTTAGTTGATGAAATAGATGacgaaattaaaaaagagtgttcaaaatataatttgaaaattatattatgggaagaattaattaaacaaggtgaaaaaaaaattgtaaaagTACCACAAGGagcattaaataatatattttcgaTATGTTATACATCAGGAACAACAGGTTATCCTAAAGGAGTTATTATGACAAATAGAAATTTTATAGGTATATTAGCAGCTGCTTATATTGGTCCATCTAGGTTACCAGATTTATGtattaatgaaaatgatatacatatatcatatttaccATTAGCccatatatatgaaagattaatgatttatttatttatggcTCATGGTGTAAAAGTCGGTTATTACTCAGGTAATGTACAGACATTATTAGAAGATATTCAAGAATTAAAACCAACATTATTTATTAGCGTACCAAGATTATATAATAGAATACATGAAAGgatatttaattctttaaagaaaaaatctgGTTTAGTTCAATCATTATTCAATAAAGGTttacaaaacaaaataaaaagattaaGTTCTTCTGGTTCGACAACTCATGTATTATGGGATAAATTACTTTTCAATAAAGctaaaaaaattttaggTGGACATGTAAGAGCTATGTTAAATGGTTCAGCACCAATAAGTGTCGATGTTGTCAAAAAATTAAGAACCATCTTTTGTGTACCTATGTTTGAAGGTTATGGAATGACTGAATCTTTGGGTGCTTCTTTTATCACACATTCGCAAGATCGTAATATTGGACATATTGGAGGTCCTGTCCCATGTATTGAATTTAAACTAGTATCTGTTCCTGAAATGAATTATTTAGTAACAGATAATCCACCTAAAGGTGAATTGTATTTAAGAGGACCAAGTACATGCAACCTAGGTTATTTcaaattagaaaaagaaacaaatgaATTATTAGAAAAAGATGGATTCATTCGTACAGGAGATATTGCCTTATTAAGTCCAAATGGATCCTTAACCATTATAGatagaaaaaagaatatttttaaattagcACAAGGAGAATATGTAGCTGTAGAAAAAGTAGAGGCATCATATAAACaatctttatttattagCCAAATTTTTGTATTTGGATATTCCTATGAATCTGTTCTCGTTTGTGTTATTTGTCCATCGACAGATTCCATCGATATATGGAGAACACAAAAGAAAATCAAAGCAACTGATGAAGAAGTAATTAAATTACCAGAATTTAAAGCAGATGTTATTAATGATTTAACATCCATAGGGAAAAAAGACGGACTCAAAGGATTTGAGCAAATTAAGGATATTCATTTCACTCTTGAGGCATTTACTATTGAAAATGATTTAATGACACCCAcaggaaaaattaaaagacaTGAAGCTAAGAAGAGATTTAAAAAGGAAATTGATGAGATGTATGAAAAGTTGAAGCAATAG
- a CDS encoding S-adenosyl-L-methionine-dependent tRNA 4-demethylwyosine synthase, putative, translating into MGIVEEEFLLKNILGTHYNKKNVKISISVIYGSGDGNSYNKAKDFINELIEYFKNVHLFFKDINDIINKNIYINNINGNMNYDDILPKKDYIEKKIQINESYKNDDNVDHSNMDGNIIDKNNCVNNSLDIKDMNSLENEIIEYFKLRFDKYQVNKKKRKEKISNYENMIPLYYNKNINYLEPYEENVKMFNSKFKNYVGCTIDNKNIGKIYFNLIDGNNHDYYSFFDCTENYNLNVLFFFISTSSHGSFPNNSYKIDEIFTDMLNDFRIEKNYLKDIFFSCIGFGNKEYGDKYFCTPIKKCEKYIHLLGAQKLYKTLKLCDTQDNDETILLWKCNIFKTFSLSLFFYSFNYMKRWYMNKGIYDTLSYYCYFFSNYTNFNVNQTQEIKYYMHDQKHETEKKKKKNNKIKKKKGDLSIYPMEQLEGCHCNKAYQENDLSIDQSNIDYNNNKCCNNEIYNTHNNIYDNDKDDHQIFLSTIGNDEKDIVNEHKTKVDKTNGMMNEKREEVYIRGDIQGVEGCTNCNCQSVNEYNDTSNTNDTNNTNNTNIMNNTNNTNIMNNTNNTNIMNYTNNIRTGENCVSESETSSNQSYPDDEDEQIEVEDLISGEKKDMLSSSQRNKLTKEGYKIVGSHSAVKLCRWTKSQVRGRGGCYKHTFYGINSYQCMEATPSLACANKCVFCWRHHKNPVGVKWRWNMDKAEIIVEEIIKKHKAMIKELKGIYGIIMERFEKAMNIKHCALSLVGEPIMYPEINKLIDELHKRNISTFLVTNAQFPQELENLNTVTQLYLSIDAPNKEALKNIDRPLFKDFWDRYIKCIKILKNRKERKVFRFTLVKEYNMMENEIDSYINLIQLGYPDFIEIKAVTYCGSSQGYQLTMQNIPWHEEVYQFAWNLINKKKALSHIYEISCEHKHSCSILITKKIFKINNKWNTWIDYEKFHQLVKNKENFNALDYSVETPHWAIYGSQESGFSPCEKRVYTKGKYKNKNQQS; encoded by the coding sequence ATGGGAATAGTCGAAGAAGAATTTCTTTTGAAGAATATCTTAGGAacacattataataaaaaaaatgttaagaTAAGCATATCTGTGATTTACGGATCAGGTGATGGTAACAGCTATAATAAAGCAAAAGATTTTATAAACGAATTAATagaatatttcaaaaatgttcatttattttttaaagacaTAAATgacattattaataaaaatatatacatcaataatattaatggtaACATgaattatgatgatatacTTCCAAAGAAAgattatatagaaaaaaaaatacaaataaatgaaagttataagaatgatgataatgttgATCATTCTAATATGGATGGTAATATAATAGATAAGAATAATTGTGTAAATAACTCGTTAGATATTAAAGATATGAATAGTttagaaaatgaaataattgaatattttaaattacgttttgataaatatcaagtgaataaaaagaaaaggaaagaaaaaatatcaaattatgaaaatatgataccattatattataataagaatataaattatttagaaCCATATGAAGAGAATGTAAAAATGTTCAATagtaaatttaaaaattatgttgGTTGTACaatagataataaaaatatagggaaaatatattttaatttaattgaCGGAAATAATCatgattattattctttttttgattgtacagaaaattataatttaaatgttttatttttttttattagtaCATCTAGTCATGGGTCCTTCCCAaataattcttataaaaTCGATGAGATTTTTACAGACATGTTGAATGATTTTCGTATagaaaagaattatttaaaagatatattttttagttGTATTGGATTTGGTAATAAAGAATATGgagataaatatttttgtacTCCTATAAAGAAATGtgagaaatatatacatttattaggagcacaaaaattatataaaacattaaaaCTGTGTGATACTCAAGATAATGATGaaactatattattatggaaATGTAACATATTTAAAACTTTTAGCTTGTCCTTATTTTTCtattcttttaattatatgaaaagatGGTATATGAATAAAGGAATATATGACACCTTatcatattattgttattttttttcaaattatacaaattttAATGTTAATCAAACCCAAGAaatcaaatattatatgcatGATCAAAAACATGAgactgaaaaaaaaaaaaaaaaaaataataaaataaaaaaaaaaaaaggggatCTTTCTATATATCCGATGGAACAATTAGAAGGATGTCACTGTAATAAGGCATACCAAGAAAATGATCTCTCCATTGATCAAAGTAAtattgattataataataacaaatgttGTAATAATGagatatataatacacacaataatatatatgacaatgataaagatgatcatcaaatttttttatcaacTATAGGTAATGATGAAAAGGATATCGTGAACGAACACAAAACAAAAGTGGATAAAACAAATGGGATGATGAATGAAAAGAGAGAAGAAGTGTATATAAGGGGGGATATTCAAGGGGTTGAGGGATGTACAAATTGTAACTGCCAATCagtaaatgaatataatgataCATCCAATACAAATGatacaaataatacaaataatacaaatattatgaataatacaaataatacaaatattatgaataatacaaataatacaaatattatgaattatacaaataatattaggACCGGTGAAAATTGCGTGTCCGAAAGCGAAACATCAAGTAATCAAAGTTATCCAGATGATGAGGACGAACAAATTGAAGTCGAAGATCTAATATcaggagaaaaaaaagatatgttAAGTTCTAGCCAAAGAAACAAATTAACAAAAGAAGGTTATAAAATAGTAGGATCCCATAGTGCTGTTAAATTATGTAGGTGGACAAAATCACAAGTTAGAGGAAGAGGAGGTTGTTATAAACACACGTTTTATGGAATTAATTCTTATCAATGTATGGAAGCTACGCCTAGTCTTGCTTGTGCAAATAAATGTGTATTTTGTTGGAGACATCATAAAAATCCTGTAGGCGTAAAATGGAGATGGAATATGGATAAAGCAGAAATTATAGTTgaagaaataattaaaaaacataaagcgatgataaaagaattaaaaggTATATATGGTATTATTATGGAACGTTTTGAAAAAGCtatgaatataaaacattgtGCTTTGTCATTAGTAGGAGAACCTATCATGTATCcagaaattaataaattaattgatGAATtacataaaagaaatatatcaaCATTCTTAGTTACTAATGCTCAATTCCCACAAGAAttagaaaatttaaatacaGTAAcacaattatatttatccatAGATGCTCCAAATAAAGAggcattaaaaaatatagatagaCCATTATTTAAAGATTTCTGGgatagatatataaaatgtattaagattttaaaaaatcGTAAAGAAAGAAAAGTATTCAGATTCACATTagtaaaagaatataatatgatgGAAAATGAAATAGACAgctatataaatttaatacaaCTAGGATATCCTGATTTTATAGAAATTAAAGCTGTTACATATTGTGGTTCATCACAAGGATATCAACTAACTATGCAAAATATCCCATGGCATGAAGAAGTGTATCAATTTGCATGGAAcctaattaataaaaaaaaagcgctatcacatatatatgaaatttcTTGTGAACATAAACATTCTTGTAGTATATTAATTACaaagaaaatttttaaaataaacaataaatGGAATACTTGGATTGATTATGAAAAGTTTCACCAACTTGtcaaaaataaagaaaattttaatgCCCTCGATTATTCCGTAGAAACTCCACACTGGGCAATTTATGGTTCTCAAGAAAGTGGTTTCAGCCCATGCGAAAAAAGGGTATACACAAAGGGcaagtataaaaataaaaaccaaCAAAGTTGA
- a CDS encoding zinc finger protein, putative, protein MMMKNGSNNQSSVAVAQIPRKKQFYKTKMCPWFFSGRCDRGMECLFAHSQGELNPIPDLSFTSLCPLTKKSGLCKNEKCSYAHSVCELRPTGDLYKTAPCTKFLRGKCNAEEHCRHAHFVEELRPLPGNLAPSQSAINLMLSSSINNPIQKGHKKNNHHHNNKNNNHNNNNNNNNHNNNNNNNNTWENKKNEKYMKKSNCLSESYPSSGNLNNNGNSNMNGNHNRYNKKFVKNASSDNTNINNSMNSSMNSSMNTKVNNNFNSSMTNSINSNVSTNSQSNVHNHIHNKMHNHIHGTMNSNMNNKSYKKSSSYPNKIQAHLKNKEINEEHNNMNNLNFRKYLNNNGNMEHNTNATSNIMSSFNLAQVQTLCNQGNEASNSYNTMNDMIYKEGNMNGNMHGNMHGNMHSNMHSNMYGSMYGSMYGNMHENMSVFMNGNMNILMNVPMNEYMNAHMNTNINNNQFYNLNNPKSNEGLMNHYSSFSTKEPSTPMRMSSNSSKDFTSNNEENNFADTIEHMEITAQDSALKVIEDDTDKMNSSDIKNFLNLLHLKNSGSFNEQNFLFNDDDCVNNVNMNDLNNIKSIYNMNDMNHMNSINNNSNNFSNTNPSYLQTYDSLTSLGNEHLEQPLCLEKHLAEQYVHNNMIETTKNQDNNMNDFKSNENLQNAYNKLNNNSLISCSNFWNCTEDELSTSAPQMAQKVEIFDY, encoded by the coding sequence atgatgatgaagaatgGAAGTAATAACCAATCATCTGTTGCCGTAGCACAAATACCAAGGAAGAAACAATtctataaaacaaaaatgtgTCCTTGGTTTTTTTCAGGGAGGTGTGATAGAGGTATGGAATGTTTATTTGCACATTCTCAAGGTGAATTAAATCCCATCCCTGATTTAAGTTTTACTAGTTTATGTCCCTTAACAAAGAAATCGGGCTTatgtaaaaatgaaaaatgtagTTATGCACATTCTGTATGTGAATTAAGGCCTACAGGagatttatataaaactGCTCCGTGTACAAAATTTTTAAGAGGAAAATGTAACGCTGAGGAACATTGTAGACATGCTCATTTTGTTGAAGAGTTACGACCCTTACCTGGAAATTTGGCCCCCTCACAAAGTGCTATTAATTTGATGCTGTCATCTTCTATAAATAACCCTATACAAAAAGGACACAAGAAAAATAACCATCACCacaacaataaaaataataaccacaataataataataataataataatcacaataacaataacaataataataacacttgggaaaataagaaaaatgaaaagtatATGAAGAAATCCAATTGCTTATCAGAGTCGTACCCATCATCTGGTAATTTGAACAACAATGGCAATAGTAATATGAACGGAAATCATAACAGGTATAACAAAAAGTTTGTGAAAAATGCAAGCTCAGATAATACCAATATTAACAACAGCATGAACAGCAGTATGAATAGTAGTATGAACACAAAAGTAAACAATAATTTTAACAGTAGCATGACCAATAGTATTAATAGTAATGTCAGCACGAATTCTCAGAGTAACGTACATAaccatatacataataaaatgcATAATCATATCCATGGTACTATGAATAGTAATATGAATAACAAAAGTTACAAGAAAAGTTCTTCCTATCCAAATAAAATCCAGGCACACCTAAAGAATAAGGAAATCAACGAAGAACATAATAACATGAACAATTTGAACTTTAGAAAGTATTTAAACAATAATGGAAATATGGAACATAATACAAACGCCACATCGAATATAATGAGTAGCTTTAATTTGGCACAGGTACAAACTTTGTGTAACCAAGGGAATGAAGCAagtaattcatataataccATGAatgatatgatatataaGGAGGGTAATATGAATGGAAATATGCATGGAAATATGCATGGAAATATGCATAGCAATATGCATAGCAATATGTATGGTAGTATGTATGGTAGTATGTATGGAAATATGCATGAAAATATGAGTGTTTTTATGAATGGAAATATGAATATTCTTATGAATGTACCCATGAATGAATATATGAATGCACATATGAATAccaatattaataacaaccaattttataatttaaacaaTCCAAAAAGTAACGAAGGCTTAATGAATCATTATTCCTCTTTTTCTACAAAGGAACCTTCCACACCTATGAGAATGTCAAGCAATTCATCCAAAGATTTTACTTCTAATAATGAAGAGAATAATTTTGCTGATACTATTGAACACATGGAAATTACTGCTCAAGATAGTGCCTTGAAGGTTATTGAAGATGATACTGACAAAATGAATTCTTCGGATATTAAaaactttttaaatttacTACATTTGAAAAATTCAGGTAGTTTTAATGAGCAAAACTTTTTgtttaatgatgatgattgtgtaaataatgtaaatatgaatgatttaaataatataaaaagcatatataatatgaatgacaTGAATCATATGAACAGCATAAacaataatagtaataattttaGTAATACCAATCCATCCTATTTACAAACCTATGATTCCTTAACAAGTTTAGGGAATGAACATTTGGAACAACCATTATGTTTAGAAAAACATTTAGCAGAACAATATGTTCATAATAACATGATTGAAACAACTAAGAAtcaagataataatatgaatgatttTAAATCTAATGAAAATTTACAAAatgcatataataaattaaataataattctttaattAGTTGCTCAAATTTCTGGAATTGTACAGAAGATGAGTTATCTACCTCAGCCCCCCAAATGGCCCAGAAGGTGGAAATTTttgattattaa